A window from Festucalex cinctus isolate MCC-2025b chromosome 12, RoL_Fcin_1.0, whole genome shotgun sequence encodes these proteins:
- the dio3a gene encoding iodothyronine deiodinase 3a, translating into MKAVKNALVCLVLLPRFLLVALMFWLLDFLCIRRRFFLRMKERAESDAMDPPLCISDSNRFFTLDSLKAVWHGHKLDLLKAAHLGRGAPNTEVVRLEDERRGRILDFARERRPLILNFGSCTUPPFMARLKAFRGLVRDHADIADSVLVYIEEAHPSDGWVSTDAPYQIPKHRCLEDRLHAAQLMRSEAPGCPVVVDGMENPCNVAYGAYFDRLYILLEGKVVYQGGRGPEGYRMSELRDWLQRYRERLVRGGGLVIHV; encoded by the coding sequence ATGAAGGCCGTCAAGAACGCGCTGGTGTGCCTGGTGCTTCTGCCCCGCTTCCTGCTGGTCGCCCTCATGTTCTGGCTCCTCGACTTTCTGTGCATCCGGAGGAGGTTTTTCCTCCGGATGAAGGAGCGGGCGGAGAGCGACGCCATGGACcctcctctgtgcatctccgacTCCAACCGCTTCTTCACGCTGGACTCCCTGAAGGCGGTGTGGCACGGCCACAAGCTGGACCTGCTCAAGGCGGCGCACCTCGGCCGCGGCGCGCCCAACACGGAGGTGGTGCGGCTGGAGGACGAGCGGCGCGGGCGCATCCTGGACTTCGCCCGCGAGAGGAGACCGCTCATCCTCAACTTCGGCAGCTGCACTTGACCCCCCTTCATGGCGCGCCTCAAGGCGTTCCGGGGGCTGGTGCGCGACCACGCCGACATCGCCGACTCGGTGCTGGTGTACATCGAGGAGGCGCACCCGTCGGACGGCTGGGTCAGCACCGACGCGCCCTATCAGATCCCCAAGCACCGCTGCCTGGAGGACCGGCTCCACGCGGCGCAGCTCATGCGCTCCGAGGCGCCCGGGTGCCCCGTGGTGGTGGACGGCATGGAGAACCCTTGCAACGTGGCGTACGGCGCCTACTTCGATCGACTTTACATCCTTCTGGAGGGCAAGGTCGTTTACCAGGGTGGCAGGGGTCCCGAGGGCTACCGGATGTCGGAGCTGAGGGACTGGCTGCAGCGCTACCGGGAGCGGCTGGTGCGAGGCGGCGGTCTGGTCATTCACGTGTAG